In Mucilaginibacter celer, one DNA window encodes the following:
- a CDS encoding N-acetylmuramoyl-L-alanine amidase family protein — translation MKNKALKRLIYSLCVLPGFLSFFPLNSFGAITGTVGSLNLKDTVVAANGFKIKTVIIDPGHGGKPSSNVGHYSHGASGSYSSERNVTLAIAFKLQAAIEKELTGVKAVMTRTTEDDVSFERRAEIANENKGQIFISIHCNSLSDRVVHERVGTKRHKPVYRSVRVPDRSGKGVLMLVYGLHRTREEEKAIQNNQVGEETELDGGALDPNDPTTIILTNEYKRKFRQQSIKLATLINGELTDTDGRRSEGIREQGIYVLCHSAMPSVLVETGYINNPDDEKYLNSEEGQNEIVASIVRALSTYKKDMEQVSQ, via the coding sequence ATGAAAAATAAGGCATTGAAAAGATTGATTTATAGTTTGTGTGTATTGCCGGGTTTCCTTTCATTTTTTCCTCTTAATTCATTTGGTGCCATTACTGGTACTGTAGGTTCATTAAACCTGAAAGATACTGTAGTAGCCGCCAACGGTTTCAAAATAAAAACAGTTATTATCGATCCCGGGCACGGCGGTAAACCATCAAGTAATGTGGGGCATTATTCGCACGGTGCATCAGGCTCATATTCATCAGAAAGGAATGTAACGCTGGCTATCGCGTTTAAATTGCAGGCCGCTATAGAAAAAGAATTAACCGGTGTGAAAGCCGTTATGACCCGTACCACCGAAGATGATGTTTCGTTTGAGCGCCGGGCCGAAATAGCCAACGAAAACAAGGGACAGATTTTTATATCCATACACTGCAACTCGCTTTCAGACAGGGTTGTGCACGAGCGCGTGGGCACTAAGCGCCATAAACCGGTATACCGCTCTGTCCGCGTGCCAGATCGTTCGGGCAAAGGCGTGCTGATGCTGGTTTATGGTTTACACCGTACCCGCGAAGAGGAAAAAGCCATTCAAAACAACCAGGTTGGCGAAGAAACAGAACTTGACGGCGGCGCGCTGGATCCCAATGATCCAACTACCATCATTTTAACAAACGAGTATAAGCGCAAATTCCGCCAGCAGAGTATTAAACTGGCTACCCTGATAAACGGCGAACTTACAGATACCGACGGCCGCCGCAGCGAGGGCATCCGCGAGCAGGGTATTTACGTACTTTGCCATAGTGCGATGCCATCGGTACTGGTTGAAACAGGCTATATCAATAATCCCGACGATGAGAAATACCTCAACTCGGAAGAAGGACAAAACGAAATTGTAGCCTCTATTGTACGGGCCCTGTCAACCTATAAAAAAGATATGGAGCAGGTTTCGCAGTAA
- a CDS encoding putative LPS assembly protein LptD, whose amino-acid sequence MKSTTFFFLLAIILIVNVPVHARIHLNYNYGRKPVADTIIKLDSLRDKKLLKGKQSGSITPLRNGKPVNSLPANDTTKKKKNGGLESEVKATAEDSTHADNDHNILHLYGKARVTYEDFELDADYIRVDRNNHVVFARGKIDPVSHRYLGGRPILKQKTDKPVAADSLFFNYETKKVKIYNPASEQDGNFISGGQAKKLNDDEVAYRNVIYSTCDLPYPDTHFGIVITRGIGEKKRIISGPAYLEIEGVPLPLAIPFGFFPKPDTRTSGVILPTFGEDNTLGFYLKGFGYYIGINDYLDLTTTGTIYSKGSYELSSTARYLKRYKYTGNVTLSFGSHNYGLEGDPATKDAHIYWSHVQDANANPGSTFSASVDAGTSGFFRNTPSASNYNVNSIAQSSLRSSISYGKTWAGTPFNLSVGISHSQDIARKTVSIELPTIAFGMSSINPFDSKDRVGEQKWYQKITLSYNLVGTNKVNAVPESELFKSETLSKRLQNGFQHTIPVSLGLNVLKYFQFNSSVNYTERWYFQSINERFERGSISGSNQLVIDTIPGFKRAGEYSVSTGFSTKLYGTVNFKHGNLKAIRHVATPSISFSYRPDFSDPSFGYYKTAVSQATIPYPYSYQKYSIFQNGVYGGPSAGKQAGLNLSVDNTIEAKVKAKSSDTTGTDKKITILQGLSFSTFYNFAADSMKLSDISFSGHTAIFNQKLSISFSGVFSPYVISVSDSIANGQIVRTSRYVNRYAWQDGKFPTLTGLNISMGGSLNSTKAAPGNAALNTIATMNTSQAQRLALVNSDPNAYVDFNVPWNLSLNYSFSYQNYLNNKNTTNTLQMSGDVNLTQKWKIQATTTYDIKAAKFASATSFSIYRDLHCWDLAFQWIPFGVYKMYNVTLKVKASILQDLKLSKRSDYNPQSTFY is encoded by the coding sequence TTGAAATCCACAACCTTCTTTTTTCTGCTTGCAATTATATTAATAGTAAACGTACCTGTGCATGCGCGGATACATTTAAATTACAACTATGGCAGAAAGCCGGTAGCAGATACCATTATCAAACTTGATTCGCTTCGTGATAAGAAACTTCTTAAAGGTAAACAATCGGGCTCAATTACGCCACTACGCAATGGTAAGCCGGTAAATTCTTTACCTGCCAATGATACCACGAAGAAAAAGAAGAATGGCGGCCTGGAATCGGAAGTGAAGGCAACCGCCGAAGATTCGACCCATGCCGATAACGATCATAACATTCTTCACCTATACGGAAAGGCCCGCGTAACTTACGAGGATTTTGAACTGGATGCCGATTATATCCGGGTTGACAGAAACAATCACGTTGTATTTGCACGCGGTAAAATAGATCCTGTTAGCCACCGTTACCTGGGCGGCCGGCCAATCCTCAAACAAAAAACAGATAAGCCCGTAGCTGCCGACTCACTGTTTTTTAACTACGAAACCAAAAAGGTAAAAATTTATAACCCGGCGTCCGAGCAGGACGGCAATTTTATATCGGGCGGCCAGGCAAAAAAGCTGAATGATGATGAGGTAGCTTACCGAAACGTAATTTACAGTACCTGCGATTTGCCTTATCCCGATACGCACTTCGGTATAGTAATTACCAGGGGCATCGGCGAAAAAAAGCGGATTATATCCGGGCCAGCCTACCTTGAAATTGAGGGCGTACCTTTGCCGCTTGCTATTCCGTTCGGCTTTTTCCCAAAGCCGGACACCCGTACTTCTGGCGTGATCTTACCTACTTTTGGCGAGGATAATACGCTGGGTTTTTACTTGAAAGGCTTTGGATATTATATCGGTATTAATGATTACCTCGATTTAACCACCACGGGTACTATTTACTCAAAAGGATCGTACGAGTTAAGCAGCACTGCCCGGTACTTAAAACGTTATAAATATACAGGTAACGTTACCCTAAGTTTCGGGTCGCATAATTATGGCCTGGAGGGCGATCCGGCTACAAAGGACGCACACATCTACTGGTCGCATGTGCAGGATGCCAATGCTAATCCGGGTTCAACATTCAGTGCATCGGTTGATGCAGGTACGTCGGGCTTTTTCAGGAATACGCCTTCGGCAAGTAATTATAACGTTAACTCTATTGCGCAAAGCAGCTTGCGATCAAGTATCTCGTATGGCAAAACCTGGGCCGGTACGCCGTTTAACTTAAGTGTAGGTATTTCACACAGCCAGGATATTGCCCGTAAAACGGTGAGTATCGAGTTACCTACAATTGCCTTCGGTATGTCGTCAATCAATCCTTTCGACTCGAAAGACAGGGTTGGCGAACAAAAATGGTATCAGAAAATTACCTTAAGCTACAACCTGGTGGGAACCAACAAGGTGAATGCCGTGCCCGAGTCTGAATTATTTAAAAGCGAAACTTTGTCAAAAAGGCTGCAAAACGGTTTTCAGCATACTATTCCTGTAAGTTTAGGCTTAAACGTGCTTAAATATTTTCAGTTTAACAGCAGTGTTAACTATACCGAGCGCTGGTATTTTCAAAGCATTAATGAGCGGTTTGAGCGGGGAAGTATCTCGGGCTCAAATCAGTTGGTTATCGATACCATACCCGGTTTTAAGCGCGCAGGCGAATACAGCGTTAGTACCGGTTTTTCTACCAAGCTATACGGAACGGTTAACTTTAAACACGGTAACCTGAAAGCCATCAGGCATGTGGCTACGCCATCTATCAGCTTTAGCTATCGTCCTGATTTTAGTGATCCAAGCTTTGGGTATTATAAAACAGCTGTAAGCCAGGCAACCATACCATATCCTTACAGTTATCAAAAGTATTCGATATTTCAAAACGGCGTTTATGGCGGGCCTTCGGCCGGCAAGCAGGCAGGTTTGAACCTTTCTGTCGATAATACCATTGAGGCTAAGGTAAAGGCAAAAAGCTCAGACACTACCGGTACCGATAAAAAGATCACTATTTTACAGGGTTTATCGTTTTCAACTTTTTACAATTTTGCTGCCGATTCGATGAAGCTGTCTGATATCTCGTTTTCGGGGCATACGGCTATCTTTAATCAAAAGCTAAGTATCAGCTTTTCGGGCGTGTTCAGCCCGTATGTGATCAGTGTGAGCGATTCGATAGCCAACGGGCAAATTGTGCGTACCAGCAGGTATGTTAACAGGTACGCCTGGCAGGACGGCAAGTTTCCTACCTTAACGGGCCTTAATATCTCGATGGGAGGGAGCTTAAATTCAACCAAAGCTGCACCAGGCAACGCCGCACTTAATACCATCGCTACAATGAACACCAGCCAGGCACAAAGGCTGGCGCTGGTGAACAGCGATCCTAACGCTTACGTTGATTTTAATGTACCATGGAACCTGTCATTAAACTATAGTTTCAGCTATCAAAATTATCTGAATAACAAAAACACCACCAATACGCTCCAGATGTCGGGCGATGTAAATCTTACCCAAAAATGGAAGATCCAGGCCACTACCACCTATGACATTAAGGCGGCCAAATTTGCAAGTGCCACCTCGTTTTCCATTTACCGAGATCTGCACTGCTGGGACCTCGCTTTTCAGTGGATTCCGTTTGGTGTGTATAAGATGTATAACGTAACTTTAAAGGTAAAGGCATCTATCCTGCAGGATCTGAAACTGAGCAAACGAAGCGATTACAACCCACAATCAACCTTTTACTAA
- a CDS encoding STAS domain-containing protein — MKFTVDKHEKYIVLKLNESKLNSIVTPQLKSELILINTEGQRNIILDLSQVKFADSSGLSSLLVGHRLCKNATGSFILAGLNDAVARLITISQLDNVLTIVPTAEEGVDLIFMEEIEKELKKEAR, encoded by the coding sequence ATGAAATTCACTGTAGATAAACACGAGAAATATATAGTATTGAAGCTTAACGAATCAAAGTTAAACTCGATAGTTACTCCACAGCTAAAATCTGAGTTGATATTGATCAACACGGAAGGGCAGCGCAATATCATTCTCGACCTATCCCAGGTAAAATTTGCCGATTCATCGGGTTTAAGCAGCCTGCTGGTTGGTCATCGCTTATGTAAAAATGCAACAGGATCGTTTATCCTTGCCGGCTTAAATGATGCCGTTGCCCGGTTAATCACCATTTCGCAGTTGGATAACGTATTAACTATCGTTCCAACAGCCGAAGAAGGTGTCGATCTTATTTTTATGGAAGAGATTGAAAAAGAACTGAAAAAAGAAGCAAGATAA
- a CDS encoding ribonuclease Z produces the protein MTFEVTILGSSSATPIFNRNPTSQVLNINERLYLIDCGEGTQQQMLRYDIKASRIDHILISHLHGDHYLGLVGLLSSMHLNGRKKPVILVCPAPLKEIIDLQLHYSETELQFPLEYIFTDAERAAVVIVNSDVIIETIPLDHRIACTGFLFKEKKRLRKLIKEKIEGLNISVAYYSILKKGGDYTDENGVVYKNEDLTIDSAEPKTYVYCSDTMYNESYFAQISNATLLYHEATFLNDMLDRAVITHHTTALQAGEIALKTNSKKLLIGHFSARYRTLDELLNEAQSVFPATELAIEGKTFAIE, from the coding sequence ATGACATTTGAGGTAACAATACTTGGCAGCAGTTCGGCAACGCCGATATTTAACAGAAATCCCACTTCACAGGTGCTCAATATTAATGAGCGCCTGTATTTAATTGATTGCGGCGAGGGCACACAACAGCAAATGCTTCGCTATGATATTAAAGCAAGCCGCATCGATCATATCCTCATCAGTCATCTTCACGGCGATCATTACTTAGGCCTGGTTGGTTTATTATCATCCATGCATCTTAACGGGCGCAAAAAGCCGGTTATACTGGTTTGCCCAGCACCACTTAAAGAAATTATCGATCTGCAATTGCACTATTCTGAAACCGAGCTGCAATTTCCGCTGGAGTATATTTTTACAGATGCAGAAAGAGCCGCAGTGGTTATTGTTAACAGCGATGTTATTATCGAAACCATTCCGCTCGATCATCGTATTGCCTGCACCGGTTTTTTGTTTAAGGAGAAAAAACGCTTACGTAAACTGATCAAGGAAAAAATTGAAGGTTTGAATATTTCGGTTGCTTACTATTCGATATTGAAAAAAGGCGGAGACTATACCGACGAAAACGGCGTAGTTTACAAAAATGAGGATTTGACCATCGATTCGGCCGAGCCTAAAACCTATGTTTACTGTTCGGATACGATGTATAACGAAAGCTATTTCGCTCAAATTAGTAATGCAACCCTCTTATATCACGAGGCTACTTTTTTAAACGATATGCTGGACAGGGCCGTGATCACTCATCATACCACTGCCCTGCAGGCGGGAGAGATAGCCCTGAAAACCAATTCAAAGAAACTGTTGATAGGTCATTTCTCGGCCCGTTACCGCACCCTTGATGAGTTGCTGAATGAAGCTCAAAGCGTTTTTCCGGCAACTGAACTGGCAATTGAAGGAAAAACTTTTGCTATCGAGTAA
- a CDS encoding phosphoribosylaminoimidazolesuccinocarboxamide synthase: MNSIKETHFNFPGQTAFYKGKVRDVYTIDNKYLAMVVTDRISAFDVVLPEAIPFKGQVLNQIAARFLEATADIVPNWVISVPDPSATIGRICEPFKVEMVIRGYLAGHAAREYALGKREVCGEALPEGLKENDILPEPIITPTTKASVGHDEDISRADILAKGIVSEEDYTKLEAYTKALYKRGTEIAAKQGLILVDTKYEFGKVGDQIYLIDEIHTPDSSRYFYADGYAERQEKGEAQKQLSKEFVRKWLIENGFQGKDGQVVPVMTPGIVESISERYIELYEKITGETFVKPENNDVISRVETAITEAIAAI; the protein is encoded by the coding sequence ATGAACTCAATAAAAGAAACACATTTTAACTTTCCGGGGCAGACGGCTTTTTACAAGGGGAAAGTACGCGATGTTTATACGATAGATAATAAATACCTGGCCATGGTGGTTACCGACCGCATTTCGGCCTTTGATGTGGTATTGCCCGAGGCTATACCGTTTAAGGGACAGGTTTTAAACCAGATAGCCGCCCGTTTTTTAGAAGCCACTGCCGATATTGTACCTAACTGGGTGATTTCGGTTCCGGATCCGAGTGCTACTATTGGTAGGATTTGCGAGCCATTTAAGGTAGAGATGGTGATTCGCGGTTATTTGGCCGGGCATGCTGCCCGCGAGTACGCTTTGGGTAAAAGAGAGGTGTGCGGCGAGGCTTTGCCTGAAGGATTGAAGGAAAACGATATCCTGCCCGAGCCGATCATCACCCCAACCACCAAAGCATCGGTAGGGCATGATGAGGATATCTCTCGTGCTGATATACTTGCAAAAGGTATCGTATCTGAAGAAGACTATACTAAGTTAGAAGCCTACACCAAAGCTTTATATAAACGCGGTACCGAAATTGCTGCCAAACAAGGTTTAATTTTGGTTGATACCAAGTATGAGTTTGGTAAAGTTGGCGACCAGATTTACTTAATTGATGAGATCCACACACCCGATTCGTCGAGGTATTTTTACGCTGATGGTTATGCAGAACGCCAGGAAAAAGGCGAAGCGCAAAAACAACTATCCAAAGAGTTTGTGCGTAAATGGCTTATTGAAAACGGTTTCCAGGGTAAAGACGGGCAGGTTGTGCCGGTGATGACTCCCGGGATTGTTGAATCGATATCTGAGCGCTATATTGAGCTTTATGAAAAAATAACCGGCGAAACTTTTGTTAAGCCCGAAAACAATGATGTAATATCGCGTGTTGAAACAGCAATAACCGAAGCTATTGCTGCGATATGA
- a CDS encoding MlaD family protein, with product MKISNETKIGALTAIAITILILGYSYLRGNDVFSGSNKYYAIYNSVDGLAVSKPVLVNGYQIGRISKMELQHDGRTVVEFKIDPDVVVPKNTLAKLESTDLLGSKAIVFQLGDSKAPAEDKDTLKADIQGSLAESLQPIQKKAEMLISKLDSSLSAVNKILNPNFQKNVDRSFMSIANSLQTLEGTTRKIDALVGSQTGHINAILTNAETVSGSLKTSTAHLNSMTANFDKVSNDIAAANLKQTLDNANKAMADLQATIAKINAGQGSLGLLLNDDKMYKNLTDASNNLNNLFIDLKAHPKRYVSFSVFGGKKD from the coding sequence ATGAAAATCTCTAACGAAACCAAAATTGGCGCGCTTACGGCCATCGCAATTACAATACTAATATTAGGATACAGTTACTTACGCGGCAACGATGTATTCTCTGGTTCCAATAAATATTACGCCATTTATAACAGTGTTGACGGATTAGCGGTATCAAAGCCCGTACTTGTAAACGGTTACCAGATAGGCCGCATCTCGAAAATGGAATTACAACACGATGGCCGCACCGTTGTTGAGTTTAAAATTGATCCGGATGTTGTAGTGCCGAAAAACACCCTGGCCAAACTGGAGAGTACCGACTTGCTGGGTAGCAAAGCCATTGTTTTTCAGTTAGGCGATAGCAAGGCTCCGGCCGAAGATAAGGATACGCTTAAAGCCGATATCCAGGGCAGCCTGGCCGAAAGCCTGCAGCCAATCCAGAAAAAAGCCGAAATGCTGATCAGCAAGCTTGATTCGTCACTTTCGGCCGTAAACAAAATTCTGAACCCTAACTTCCAGAAAAATGTTGATCGTAGCTTTATGAGCATTGCTAACTCGCTGCAAACTTTGGAGGGTACAACCAGGAAAATTGATGCCCTGGTAGGTTCGCAAACCGGCCACATTAATGCCATATTAACCAATGCCGAAACAGTTTCGGGCAGTTTAAAAACAAGCACTGCACACCTGAACAGTATGACGGCTAACTTTGATAAAGTAAGTAACGATATCGCCGCTGCAAACCTGAAACAAACGCTGGATAACGCCAATAAAGCCATGGCCGATTTGCAGGCAACCATTGCCAAGATCAATGCCGGCCAGGGTTCGTTAGGCTTATTGTTAAACGATGACAAGATGTATAAAAACCTTACCGATGCATCAAACAACCTTAACAATCTGTTTATCGATTTAAAAGCCCATCCAAAACGTTATGTAAGCTTCTCTGTGTTTGGTGGTAAAAAGGATTAA